The Alosa sapidissima isolate fAloSap1 chromosome 5, fAloSap1.pri, whole genome shotgun sequence genome has a window encoding:
- the kcnj6 gene encoding G protein-activated inward rectifier potassium channel 2, whose product MEQDVESPVTIRQPKLPKQVRDDLPKKRVEKEQAKKKIQRYVRKDGKCNVHHGNVRETYRYLTDIFTTLVDLKWRFNLFIFVLVYTVTWLFFGFMWWLIAYIRGDLDHIGDNQWTPCVNNLNGFVSAFLFSIETETTIGYGYRVITDKCLEGIVLLLVQSVLGSIVNAFMVGCMFVKISQPKKRAETLVFSTNAVISMRDGRLCLMFRVGDLRNSHIVEASIRAKLIKSKQTKEGEFIPLNQTDMNVGYDTGDDRLFLVSPLIICHEINQHSPFWEISKAHLAKEELEIVVILEGMVEATGMTCQARSSYVSSEIKWGYRFTPVLTLEDGFYEVDYNSFHEIYETNTPSCSARELAEMTARSRLPLTWSVASKLSQQGVLNTDEQEEKEDHTGMDQTERNGDIANIESESKV is encoded by the exons ATGGAGCAGGATGTGGAGAGCCCTGTTACAATCAGACAACCCAAACTGCCCAAGCAAGTCAGGGATGATCTACCAAAAAAACGTGTGGAAAAAGAACAGGCAAAAAAGAAGATCCAGAGATATGTGCGCAAAGATGGAAAGTGCAACGTGCATCATGGCAATGTTCGTGAGACATATCGCTACCTTACAGACATCTTTACCACTCTAGTAGACCTTAAGTGGAGGtttaatctttttatttttgtctTAGTTTATACTGTAACATGGCTCTTTTTTGGTTTCATGTGGTGGCTTATTGCATATATCCGAGGTGATTTGGATCACATTGGAGACAACCAGTGGACTCCCTGCGTTAATAACTTAAATGGTTTTGTATCAGCTTTTTTGTTCTCAATAGAAACAGAGACAACCATTGGATATGGATACAGGGTCATTACAGACAAATGCCTTGAGGGTATTGTCCTTCTCTTGGTGCAATCAGTGTTGGGATCTATTGTAAATGCCTTCATGGTGGGTTGTATGTTTGTGAAGATCTCGCAGCCCAAGAAGAGGGCAGAAACTCTAGTATTCTCTACCAATGCAGTCATCTCCATGAGGGATGGTCGATTGTGCCTGATGTTCAGAGTAGGAGACCTTCGTAACTCACACATTGTGGAAGCCTCTATCAGAGCCAAGTTGATCAAGTCAAAGCAGACAAAGGAAGGGGAGTTCATTCCCTTAAACCAAACAGACATGAATGTGGGCTATGACACTGGGGACGACAGACTCTTCCTTGTGTCACCACTTATCATCTGCCATGAGATCAACCAGCACAGTCCTTTCTGGGAGATCTCCAAGGCCCACCTGGCCAAAGAAGAGCTCGAGATTGTAGTCATTTTGGAGGGCATGGTGGAGGCAACAG GAATGACATGCCAAGCGAGAAGCTCCTATGTTTCCAGTGAGATCAAATGGGGCTACCGTTTCACTCCAGTTCTGACACTTGAGGATGGTTTTTACGAGGTAGACTATAACAGTTTCCATGAGATATATGAGACCAACACGCCTAGTTGCAGTGCTAGGGAACTTGCTGAGATGACAGCCCGATCCCGTCTCCCACTGACGTGGTCTGTGGCCAGTAAACTCAGCCAACAGGGAGTGCTGAACACTGACGagcaggaggagaaagaggaccACACAGGCATGGACCAGACAGAGAGGAACGGGGACATCGCCAACATTGAGAGTGAGTCAAAAGTGTAG